Proteins encoded in a region of the Babesia bovis T2Bo chromosome 4 map unlocalized Chr4_2, whole genome shotgun sequence genome:
- a CDS encoding ABC1_ADCK3-like amily protein — MKTIKSNVSSQLHLYRMRNIGIYGPHNEESTKKAICNLISEITECAKGAFLSPRRSFKRGIRLENRVRDDLARNTTPNEMDAKMFDLDRALQAFRILKTTTKQPHNDHQKARFSTYIPRNYDTSKQPSTSPGHRHEFMMYPESLQRESCHWRHFNTRSFTGSVNEGRTMNQNTLPADRYSRAATVAGFMLKAASLTAKQAVQRYLQGERKSLLKGSMSSDEHVDLLIDCLCKMRGTALKFGQLLSLQYGILPERIRKALVAVRHRADVMPLEQVHQIMQKELGHNWKTLFREFKDQPLGSASLGQVHEAITADGTRVCVKVQFPGVAESIDSDIANLIFICTKTNLIPKSFFVNQFAREIKVELNSECNYENEANFYKIFRQLVLDGFNVPRVMEHLSTKRIITTEFVTGVPIEECKYLPQDIRDSIGDRLLRLSLSELFIFSLMNTDPNPSNYLYDEHTDIIGLIDFGSCRSYNQGFVEEYFRLVQASVNEDIEQINTLSKSLGFLNDHDTEEMLKHHAESVLITGQPFRHQGRFDFSACDIIQRCREKASIILKIRKQPPPPEVYSLHRKLAGCYVMCNLIGARVDARNIFIDIARAREAM; from the exons atgaaaacaaTAAAGAGCAACGTCAGCTCACAGCTACATTTATATCGCATGAGAAACATAGGAATCTATGGTCCTCATAACGAAGAATCAACTAAAAAAGCCATTTGTAACTTAATATCGGAAATAACAGAATGTGCAAAAGGAGCGTTCTTATCACCTAGAAGGTCATTTAAACGTGGTATTAGACTAGAAAATAGGGTACGAGATGACCTTGCACGTAATACTACACCCAATGAAATGGATGCAAAGATGTTCGACCTTGATCGAGCATTGCAAGCATTTCGTATCCTGAAGACTACTACAAAGCAACCACACAATGACCATCAAAAGGCCCggttttcaacatatatcCCTAGGAATTATG ACACTTCCAAGCAGCCAAGTACTTCCCCTGGCCATAGGCATGAATTTATGATGTACCCGGAATCGCTACAACGGGAATCATGCCATTGGAGGCATTTCAATACTAGATCGTTCACCGGAAGTGTTAATG AGGGAAGAACAATGAACCAAAACACACTGCCAGCAGATAGATACTCACGAGCAGCAACTGTGGCAG GATTCATGCTTAAAGCAGCATCGCTAACTGCAAAACAGGCAGTGCAGCGATATTTACAA GGTGAACGGAAAAGTTTACTCAAGGGATCAATGTCCAGTGATGAACATGTAGATTTATTAATAGATTGCCTATGTAAAATGAGAG GAACTGCGCTCAAATTCGGACAGCTACTAAGCCTGCAGTATGGCATATTGCCAGAACGTATCAGAAAGGCATTAGTAGCAGTTAGACATAGAGCTGATGTTATGCCATTGGAACAAGTTCACCAA ATCATGCAAAAGGAACTGGGACATAATTGGAAAACGCTATTCCGAGAGTTCAAGGATCAGCCATTAGGAAGCGCTTCATTGGGGCAG GTCCATGAAGCAATCACAGCAGATGGTACAAGGGTATGTGTCAAAGTACAGTTCCCGGGAGTCGCTGAATCAATAGATAGCGATATCGCAAATCTAATCTTCATCTGTACGAAAACAAACCTTATACCAAAAAGCTTCTTCGTTAACCAATTTGCAAGAGAGATAAAAGTGGAACTAAACAGTGAATGCAACTATGAAAATGAAGCTAACTTTTATAAGATATTCCGTCAACTGGTATTAGATGGGTTCAATGTACCGAGGGTAATGGAACACCTCTCAACTAAAAGGATAATCACCACCGAGTTTGTAACTGGA GTGCCAATAGAGGAATGCAAATATCTGCCACAAGATATAAGGGACTCTATAGGCGATCGGTTGCTGAGACTATCTCTGTCTGAACTCTTTATATTCAGCCTCATGAATACG GATCCAAACCCAAGCAACTACCTATACGATGAACATACCGATATTATCGGACTTATCGACTTTGGATCAT GTCGGTCGTATAACCAAGGCTTCGTTGAGGAGTACTTTAGACTAGTACAAGCATCAGTCAATGAA GACATTGAGCAAATAAATACACTATCAAAGTCACTAGGGTTCCTGAATGACCATGATACTGAAGAAATGCTTAAACACCATGCTGAATCTGTACTCATTACAGGGCAGCCTTTCAGGCACCAAGGACGATTCGACTTCAGTGCCTGCGATATCATACAACGG TGCCGTGAAAAAGCTTCCATCATACTTAAAATAAGAAAACAACCACCGCCGCCCGAGGTGTACTCCTTGCACAGAAAGCTAGCAGGGTGCTATGTCATGTGTAATCTAATAGGCGCCAGAGTTGATGCGCGCAATATATTCATAGATATTGCCAGAGCAAGAGAAGCTATGTAA
- a CDS encoding Ribosomal protein L33 family protein has protein sequence MGFCGRLHYIFLLCLGVILGKSNGFLRGVLHACSYSGSHFSLLAKRRKSARVLITLECTEARKLGLPPSRYYASKNKVNTPERLELMKYNKYLRRHTLHKEIK, from the exons ATGGGCTTTTGTGGTAGATTACACTATATTTTCCTATTATGTTTGGGGGTCATACTGGGGAAATCGAATGGATTCTTGCGGGGTGTACTGCACGCATGTTCCTATTCGG GTTCTCATTTTTCTCTGTTAGCTAAGCGCCGCAAGAGTGCCCGTGTATTGATAACATTGGAGTGTACTGAGGCTCGTAAGCTTGGTTTACCTCCTTCTAGGTACTACGCATCGAAGAACAAGGTGAATACTCCGGAGCGTTTGGAGCTTATGAAGTACAACAAGTATCTGCGTCGACACACATTACACAAGGAGATCAAGTAG
- a CDS encoding putative Acyl-CoA-binding protein encodes MSADDFDAAVKYVSNTTTMMASNDDKLCFYKYYKQATVGDCNKPKPGMLQLQEKYKWEAWNALRGMSTESAKEAYVKLLDTLAPSWRN; translated from the coding sequence ATGAGTGCTGATGACTTTGACGCCGCTGTTAAATATGTGTCTAACACTACTACCATGATGGCGTCTAATGACGACAAGTTATGTTTTTACAAGTACTACAAGCAGGCCACTGTAGGTGATTGCAACAAGCCGAAGCCTGGCATGCTACAGCTTCAGGAGAAGTACAAGTGGGAGGCTTGGAATGCTCTGCGTGGCATGTCGACGGAGTCTGCCAAGGAGGCGTATGTAAAATTGCTTGACACATTAGCTCCATCCTGGAGGAATTGA
- a CDS encoding AP2 domain family protein, which translates to MMEGDEGDASLVFEASRRLDNDDLTHHMDVEPSPCTTSLKADSDTLEDLLSCIEKWQNTPVGSPLNKQVPMVNVDEPLVDIDVIQDNGSDVSFNGMSNQCHEHLHGIPVSSSGSVQGVNQHGLLRNHLLSFLDVPIQYPLSSDPQMGVMDSTKSRNIEPLKSVFELPSDKNSEDHKCSREEFNSMKHSEVRPALHGPLKVENEVIFDEEDRMKLSVPLPQTTLSESARFGTPIEPRIKRSLHESLGTCTIPLQNLKLQFQLRGSEPHDLSKECDIMGSITPRNARKRLEYFPVQAPKRMVHRRISNPGSRVHVVPAPCEGASHMKSGSQGPLYEVHNDRESSLNKTTLSHDGLLVPPRTFSNGGSLSWTYPEDDPFDGECNLVYLGSCENSTEERLSDSEENPLLHQGTPDPNPLITANDIANYGRGNSIQGCQIPVSTQDPQASRFLKDVSINCQIDQIRALGSRVKRVPKERVPQTHSVEVYAQMAAEFEKIRGVCYCRSDNSWTAWWTDRGRNRKKAFKVSRFGFHEARKMAIEHREAIHQKSLLPIEKRLTKEHAVEEPLVSDVDVTPRPALSEYSNSITSSPISSPVKGVGFSRMQTRGARGRPYVPGSQRMMSTTHDAGAVVATDEFDLNSMVTPRIDSDHNVNDTCDMSQPKVHGDLDINKVHPEKRLVSSIDDAIASSSTTANSPDFGSSGMSITPKGHFTLNSDVLDMMKLDSRSRSTLEAAISNLVCGVDTTHLPTGVSVQVLPQLALASEGQNVSVILVMHPEHQGCR; encoded by the coding sequence ATGATGGAGGGTGATGAAGGAGACGCTAGTTTAGTTTTTGAGGCTTCCCGTCGCCTGGATAACGATGACCTTACTCATCACATGGATGTTGAACCTTCTCCTTGTACAACGTCGTTAAAGGCTGATAGTGATACTCTTGAGGACTTGTTAAGCTGTATAGAGAAGTGGCAGAACACCCCTGTCGGCAGTCCTTTGAATAAACAGGTTCCCATGGTCAATGTTGATGAACCCTTGGTTGACATTGATGTCATCCAGGACAATGGAAGCGACGTATCATTCAATGGCATGTCTAATCAATGTCATGAACATTTACATGGGATTCCAGTGTCTAGTTCTGGATCAGTACAAGGTGTTAATCAACATGGCCTTCTTCGTAATCACCTCCTTTCATTTCTTGATGTTCCAATTCAATATCCCTTATCCTCTGACCCCCAAATGGGCGTCATGGATTCAACGAAGTCTAGAAATATTGAACCCTTAAAATCTGTGTTCGAGTTACCTTCTGATAAAAATTCGGAGGATCACAAATGTAGTCGTGAGGAATTTAATTCAATGAAGCATTCTGAAGTTAGGCCTGCGTTACATGGGCCATTGAAAGTTGAAAATGAAGTTATATTTGATGAAGAGGATCGAATGAAGTTATCCGTACCGCTTCCGCAAACCACTTTAAGCGAAAGTGCTCGTTTCGGTACCCCTATAGAACCCCGTATAAAACGCAGTTTACATGAATCTCTAGGCACATGTACAATTCCTTTGCAGAACCTAAAGCTCCAATTCCAGCTACGTGGCTCCGAACCTCATGATCTTTCCAAGGAATGTGATATCATGGGTTCAATCACACCACGCAATGCTCGTAAGCGATTGGAGTATTTTCCCGTTCAGGCCCCTAAGCGAATGGTCCACCGTAGGATCTCTAATCCAGGCTCCCGTGTTCATGTAGTTCCCGCACCTTGTGAAGGCGCATCTCACATGAAATCAGGCTCCCAGGGACCTCTGTATGAAGTACATAACGACAGGGAGTCATCACTGAACAAAACTACGCTCTCACATGATGGATTATTAGTACCCCCTCGTACCTTTAGCAATGGCGGCTCTTTATCATGGACCTATCCTGAAGACGACCCCTTTGACGGTGAGTGCAACTTGGTATATTTGGGTAGTTGTGAAAACTCCACCGAGGAGCGTTTAAGTGACAGTGAGGAGAACCCTCTTTTACATCAGGGTACTCCTGATCCCAACCCCCTTATAACGGCGAATGACATTGCTAATTACGGTCGTGGCAATTCAATTCAGGGTTGCCAAATACCGGTATCAACCCAGGATCCTCAGGCTTCTCGTTTTTTAAAGGATGTATCTATAAACTGCCAGATAGACCAAATTCGTGCTCTTGGTTCTCGTGTAAAGCGAGTTCCTAAGGAACGCGTCCCACAGACTCATAGTGTGGAGGTATACGCTCAGATGGCTGCTGAGTTTGAGAAGATCCGTGGTGTATGTTACTGCCGTAGTGACAATTCGTGGACTGCTTGGTGGACTGACCGTGGTCGTAACCGCAAGAAGGCCTTTAAGGTATCGCGTTTCGGGTTTCACGAGGCTCGTAAGATGGCCATTGAGCATCGTGAGGCAATTCATCAGAAATCCCTGCTACCTATAGAGAAACGCTTAACCAAGGAGCATGCCGTTGAGGAGCCACTGGTTTCTGACGTTGACGTCACTCCTCGTCCTGCTCTTTCGGAATACTCCAATAGTATCACCAGCTCGCCCATATCATCACCTGTTAAAGGCGTTGGTTTCAGCCGTATGCAAACTCGTGGAGCTCGTGGTCGTCCCTATGTTCCAGGTTCTCAGCGCATGATGTCTACGACACATGATGCTGGCGCAGTGGTGGCTACTGACGAATTCGATTTGAATTCAATGGTAACGCCTCGTATTGACAGTGACCACAATGTGAATGATACCTGTGACATGTCACAACCCAAGGTCCATGGTGACCTAGATATCAATAAAGTACATCCCGAGAAGCGGTTAGTATCTTCTATTGATGATGCAATTGCCTCTAGTAGCACTACGGCCAACAGTCCTGATTTCGGATCATCTGGTATGTCGATAACTCCCAAGGGCCACTTTACTTTAAATTCTGATGTCTTGGACATGATGAAGTTGGATTCTCGTTCTAGGAGTACTTTGGAGGCTGCTATATCTAATCTTGTTTGTGGTGTTGACACTACTCATCTACCTACTGGCGTTTCGGTTCAGGTTTTACCTCAGTTAGCTCTAGCTTCTGAGGGTCAGAATGTAAGTGTCATTCTGGTGATGCACCCTGAACATCAAGGATGTCGGTAG
- a CDS encoding JmjC domain hydroxylase family protein: MGKWSTDSPSPRHASASPDADDDPDWSSSREKDKESSKSSSGLRRSSRVIKRPSVFTVVHEERGDRDVRAAIKRSRVETQHLNIDYASLPEVPTIQLTADEFVDPVTVWNKYYPLGIKYGAIKLVPPKGWHGMCPLDLNRMKFKVREQQLRHLSNGTGFSHPGYDWDCHHMRLSDSRLLKDIFGTSIPAAKDVENEYWRIVRSGDRDLTVKYGADLNVYSPEYEEYLVDVSKTCYFDDPWNLKNLSKSPGSLLRYAQHPIPGVTSPWLYIGMGLTSFCWHTEDNYFGAVNYHHFGAPKIWYVVPPSKAGRLESLLKNYCSREGDEFAMYSLRIQVPPDVVVSNGIPVYRLVQSANEFVFAWPRAFHSGLNVGYNCNEACNIAPVSWLPMGYRALLNYRFYRKTCISYFTLVMSGVCHYRDMSASDLNYMIDALLLLIAQEFDDRSSVTYPRVQMYLYLGASDAFNVEYLFEKACSQHDFDPAGFVRALELLCSSSEDEFLEGCNLLCNVSMKDCDLCDTPTFGSCITCAHSNCTVCITCYKYHPCKCSTRVVLYRYPLQALDRMVYILKREFVKKTCDEWSSPGDYRIVPSEMLFDVDSGSLFSVSKLLRQGDIALPDVCTSTPTKSFEQVNSDVENLATTDYVTSCESLCNLAMGDVCEWDSSWFDDITAAFHRWYNGSRSVQREGEESIYGEITFTEPCSITDGTFNVVNHPRALATITKFTVRYLMLSLEEDCNYLPQQ; encoded by the exons ATGGGCAAATGGTCTACTGATTCGCCGAGTCCTAGACATGCGTCAGCGTCTCCTGATGCAGATGACGATCCCGATTGGTCTTCATCTCGAGAAAAAGATAAAGAATCAAGTAAATCTTCAAGTGGGTTACGTCGTAGTTCTCGGGTTATTAAGCGTCCTTCTGTTTTTACGGTAGTCCATGAGGAGCGCGGTGACCGTGATGTCAGGGCTGCTATAAAGCGTAGTCGTGTG GAAACTCAGCATTTAAACATTGATTACGCGTCTCTCCCTGAGGTTCCCACTATACAACTCACTGCTGATGAATTCGTTGATCCAGTGACTGTATGGAATAAATActatcctttgg GCATCAAATATGGCGCTATAAAACTCGTGCCTCCCAAAGGATGGCACGGCATGTGTCCACTTGACCTTAACCGTATGAAATTCAAAGTGCGTGAGCAGCAGTTACGTCACTTATCAAATGGCACT GGATTCTCTCATCCTGGTTATGACTGGGACTGTCATCACATGCGCTTATCAGATTCTCGGTTACTGAAGGATATTTTTGGCACCAGTATTCCAGCTGCTAAAGATGTGGAGAATGAGTACTGGCGCATTGTCCGTTCTGGTGACCGTGATTTAACCGTGAAATACGGTGCTGATTTGAACGTATATTCCCCGGAATATGAGGAGTACCTTGTAGACGTCTCTAAAACTTGTTACTTCGATGACCCATGGAATCTAAAGAATCTGTCGAAATCTCCAGGGTCACTGTTACGTTATGCTCAGCATCCTATCCCTGGTGTCACCAGTCCGTGGCTATATATAG GAATGGGTTTAACTTCATTTTGTTGGCACACTGAGGACAATTACTTTGGTGCTGTTAACTACCATCACTTTGGTGCCCCAAAG ATATGGTATGTAGTTCCGCCTAGTAAGGCTGGTCGTCTTGAGTCATTACTGAAGAACTACTGTTCTCGTGAGGGTGATGAGTTTGCTATGTATAGCCTTCGTATTCAAGTTCCTCCCGATGTTGTTGTTTCTAACGGTATTCCAGTATATCGTTTAGTTCAGTCTGCTAATGAGTTTGTGTTTGCCTGGCCTCGTGCATTTCACTCTGGCCTGAATGTGGGTTACAATTGCAATGAGGCTTGTAACATAGCACCTGTTTCTTGGTTGCCTATGGGTTACCGTGCTTTGTTGAATTATCGTTTTTACCGGAAGActtgtatatcatatttcaCACTTGTTATGAGTGGTGTTTGCCACTACCGCGACATGTCGGCTTCTGATTTAAATTACATGATTGACGCACTCTTGCTACTTATTGCACAGG AGTTCGACGATCGTAGTAGTGTTACTTACCCACGTGTCCAGATGTACCTGTATTTGGGTGCCTCTGATGCCTTCAATGTTGAATATCTATTCGAGAAGGCCTGTAGCCAGCACG ATTTTGACCCTGCTGGTTTTGTTCGCGCTCTTGAGCTTTTATGTAGTTCCTCTGAGGACGAGTTTCTTGAGGGCTGCAATTTGTTGTGTAACGTATCCATGAAGGACTGCGACCTTTGCGATACTCCTACGTTTGGAA GCTGCATAACTTGTGCCCATAGCAATTGTACCGTCTGTATTACTTGCTACAAGTACCACCCTTGCAAGTGTTCCACTCGGGTTGTTTTGTATCGTTACCCACTACAAGCTCTTGACCGTATGGTATACATTTTGAAGCGCGAGTTTGTGAAAAAG ACTTGCGATGAATGGAGCTCTCCTGGGGATTATCGCATTGTTCCCTCTGAGATGTTGTTTGATGTGGATTCCGGATCACTATTTAGTGTGTCCAAGTTGTTACGTCAGGGTGATATTGCTCTCCCTGACGTTTGTACATCTACCCCTACTAAGTCATTTGAGCAGGTGAACTCTGATGTAGAGAACCTTGCTACTACGGATTACGTTACTTCCTGTGAATCACTTTGCAATTTAGCTATGGGAGATGTTTGTGAATGGGATTCTTCTTGGTTTGATGATATAACTGCTGCGTTTCATCGCTGGTACAATGGTTCTCGCAGTGTACAGCGTGAGGGCGAAGAGTCAATATATGGCGAAATCACTTTTACAGAGCCTTGCAGTATAACGGATGGTACGTTCAATGTTGTAAACCATCCCCGTGCTCTTGCCACAATCACGAAATTTACTGTTCGTTACCTCATGCTGTCACTTGAGGAGGACTGCAACTACCTTCCGCAGCAATAA
- a CDS encoding putative importin beta subunit produces MDTNLLNILAACLMPSAPTFAEAQRQLGEMRERHLPDFVRALCDVIANPHVDRDIRQLAGVLLKNCFQRDPKCHDASRNVLLQVPEDCLRYIKVQLLNVMKSGGETQSSLASCYVISRIAELELRRNGWPEFFDIIIGMIDPNDVEACRNSLTCLRYLIEDLASVFYNQGVAFLSKAESDRLLTSIVKGAFMSDTQSRRTVMICMQHILPFVDSNMAIPNERDTIVQAICYNSGPSNPSNLRAAANDCLVQLVTDYYEVIGPCLQYIVPLLWEGIDTRIEEVAIPAFEFWNTICETEIALSYENSESNQHIIQQVISYLLPKILFTMTLHEFEDFDSDTWTLPMAAGVCLSLCSQAVKNDIVPSVLQFINENFHHAQWNCREAAVLAYGYIMEGPDADTLRLLVRDSFDRLCDVLDDPSIAVQDTAAWTIGRIASFHCAVILPHLGSLEDPGSNICKIMRALFKPARVAANICWFFHELAEGLGQIEASRYMLDAMFPKICDALVHRANMDDCMERNLFSSAYSSLANVITNVSDQCRPQMSGMLEHFERVLAQSVVASDHSAEGRSRQETVCGVIQVLLTRVEFLPNTQSLWLNLFAILQDDLSEDALLTASALLNRMGNSEFTPYMQRLVDIVITGLQRTDLTNACKACIELASDMARVMDRHIQPYVPQLMELLLGTLSDINTHQKLKPAIVTALGDIAMASGSGFNNFVEPSMRLLLQAAGTSFDLGPVDNEEWIWYINDLREGTLLSFTGILYGQKDINQVDSLRGYVSSILYFIQQVVETPAEYFSAGNFRLAVALTGDLITAFGGDLSVHLVNSPLVEKIYERQKALEAEEHPMASECREKVNWLYKLLNVK; encoded by the coding sequence ATGGATACTAACTTATTGAACATCCTGGCTGCTTGCTTGATGCCTTCGGCGCCTACGTTTGCTGAGGCTCAGCGTCAGTTAGGTGAGATGCGCGAGCGTCATTTACCGGACTTTGTTCGTGCTCTGTGTGACGTGATAGCGAATCCGCATGTTGACCGTGACATTCGTCAGCTTGCTGGTGTCCTGTTGAAGAATTGTTTTCAGCGTGACCCTAAGTGCCACGATGCTAGCAGAAACGTGCTACTTCAAGTTCCTGAGGATTGTTTGCGTTACATCAAGGTCCAGCTGCTGAATGTAATGAAATCTGGTGGCGAGACCCAATCATCCTTGGCTTCGTGCTATGTGATATCACGTATAGCTGAGCTTGAGTTGCGTCGTAACGGTTGGCCCGAATTTTTCGATATTATCATTGGCATGATTGACCCTAATGACGTTGAGGCATGCCGCAATTCACTTACGTGCCTCAGGTATCTTATAGAGGACCTCGCATCAGTATTTTACAACCAGGGCGTTGCGTTTCTATCCAAGGCAGAATCGGATCGTTTACTTACATCTATCGTAAAGGGTGCCTTTATGTCTGACACCCAGAGTCGTCGCACTGTGATGATATGTATGCAGCACATATTACCTTTCGTGGACAGTAATATGGCCATACCCAATGAACGTGACACCATCGTCCAGGCTATATGTTACAACAGTGGGCCTTCTAATCCCAGCAATTTACGTGCCGCTGCTAATGACTGTCTAGTCCAGCTCGTTACCGACTACTACGAGGTAATTGGGCCCTGCTTGCAGTATATAGTCCCGTTACTGTGGGAGGGTATAGACACTCGCATTGAGGAGGTTGCCATCCCAGCCTTTGAGTTTTGGAACACCATTTGCGAGACTGAGATAGCTTTATCCTATGAGAACTCAGAGTCCAACCAGCACATCATTCAGCAGGTCATATCATATTTGCTACCCAAGATACTATTCACTATGACGTTACATGAATTTGAGGACTTTGACAGTGACACTTGGACTTTACCCATGGCTGCTGGTGTATGTCTATCGCTATGCTCCCAGGCAGTCAAGAACGACATTGTCCCATCGGTTTTACAATTTATCAACGAGAACTTCCACCACGCTCAGTGGAATTGCCGTGAGGCTGCAGTGCTAGCTTATGGATACATAATGGAAGGCCCGGATGCCGATACTTTGCGGTTGTTAGTACGCGATTCCTTTGATCGTTTATGTGACGTTTTGGATGATCCGTCTATAGCCGTTCAGGACACTGCTGCTTGGACTATTGGCCGCATAGCCAGTTTCCACTGTGCTGTGATATTACCTCACCTGGGATCCTTGGAAGACCCTGGTAGCAACATTTGCAAGATTATGCGTGCTCTATTCAAGCCAGCTCGTGTAGCTGCCAACATATGTTGGTTTTTCCACGAGCTTGCTGAGGGCCTGGGACAGATCGAGGCCTCTAGGTACATGCTTGATGCCATGTTCCCGAAGATATGTGATGCTTTGGTACACCGTGCTAACATGGACGACTGCATGGAACGCAATCTGTTCTCTTCTGCCTACAGCAGCTTGGCTAATGTCATAACCAATGTCAGTGACCAGTGCAGACCTCAGATGTCCGGTATGCTGGAACACTTCGAACGTGTATTGGCCCAGTCAGTGGTTGCCTCTGACCACAGTGCTGAGGGTCGCTCTCGCCAAGAAACCGTTTGCGGTGTGATACAGGTGCTACTAACTCGCGTTGAGTTTTTACCAAATACGCAGTCACTGTGGCTCAACCTATTTGCTATACTACAGGACGACCTAAGTGAGGATGCCCTACTCACTGCCAGCGCTTTGTTAAATCGCATGGGTAACTCTGAGTTTACCCCTTACATGCAGAGGCTGGTTGATATAGTCATTACTGGTTTGCAAAGGACTGATTTGACTAATGCGTGTAAAGCTTGCATCGAGTTGGCCAGCGACATGGCCCGTGTGATGGACCGTCACATACAGCCCTATGTACCTCAGTTAATGGAACTTCTACTGGGTACCTTATCTGATATTAACACCCACCAGAAGCTTAAGCCGGCTATCGTCACTGCTTTGGGTGATATTGCCATGGCATCGGGTAGCGGTTTCAATAACTTCGTGGAACCGTCCATGCGATTATTGCTCCAGGCTGCTGGAACATCGTTTGACTTGGGTCCGGTGGACAACGAGGAGTGGATATGGTACATCAATGACCTTCGTGAGGGTACTCTGTTGTCCTTTACGGGGATACTGTATGGCCAGAAGGACATCAACCAAGTTGACTCGTTGCGCGGCTATGTTAGCAGTATCCTGTACTTTATCCAGCAGGTGGTGGAAACTCCTGCGGAGTACTTTTCAGCGGGAAATTTCCGCCTTGCGGTTGCGTTGACGGGTGACCTCATAACAGCGTTTGGCGGGGACCTATCGGTACACCTCGTGAACTCGCCACTGGTCGAGAAGATATACGAACGCCAAAAGGCACTGGAGGCTGAGGAGCACCCTATGGCCTCCGAGTGCCGTGAAAAGGTAAACTGGCTTTACAAATTATTAAATGTTAAGTAA
- a CDS encoding putative orotate phosphoribosyltransferase, which translates to MELEALKDRCIRLCIERGALLHGDFTLNSGVKSNVFFNSGILCDAESFSALVDLIVEVLVTSGLEFDVLIGLPYKGIPLAGAICMKYWERTGKLVSFGYHRKEIKDHGEGSMFVGAERIYAPGMRVVVIDDVLTSGKALFKGLDMIEPLGVKVVGVVVILNRELNYGTVAKALSERGINKLCQAFTLSELQQRGEK; encoded by the exons atggAGTTAGAAGCACTTAAGGACAGGTGCATAAGACTCTGCATTGAGCGCGGAGCGCTCTTGCACGGCGACTTCACACTTAACAGCGGTGTAAAGTCAAATGTGTTCTTTAATTCAGGCATTCTTTGCGATGCCGAGTCCTTCAGTGCATTGGTCGATCTCATAGTGGAAGTTCTAGTTACTAGCGGTTTAGAATTCGATGTTCTCATAGGTCTTCCTTATAAG GGAATCCCATTGGCAGGTGCCATTTGCATGAAGTACTGGGAACGCACTGGTAAACTGGTGAGCTTCGGATACCACCGTAAGGAAATCAAGGACCATGGTGAGGGGTCCATGTTCGTTGGTGCCGAACGAATCTACGCACCCGGGATGCGGGTGGTGGTAATTGACGACGTGTTAACCAGTGGCAAGGCACTATTCAAGGGACTCGACATGATAGAGCCACTGGGGGTAAAAGTAGTAGGCGTAGTAGTCATCCTCAACCGGGAACTAAACTACGGaa CCGTGGCAAAGGCATTGAGTGAACGCGGTATCAACAAGCTTTGCCAAGCATTCACACTCAGTGAACTCCAGCAACGCGGCGAGAAGTAA